TTTATTGGTTCTAATTTATAACTGTAACTAAACCCCGTATCTAAATCAGAAAAATCGATATTAGAAACTATAAAATTAAGCGTGTTATTATCTTGATATTTAAACTCGGAATGAGCTGTTGTTATCGCTTGGTTATTATAACTCGCTTTATCAATATAAATATCTAATAATTGAGATTGACAGGTTATATTTTCAGGTAAAATAGCAATACCATAATTAGTACTAACCATCAACTTATCTTGATAAACCAATACATTACTAACGCTATTTGATGGCAGCCCGTTGTTTATATTAATTTTTATCTGAAACTGATACCCCTCTTCTTTTTTTATATATTTTAAAACACCAGACTCCGTAGACAACCAAATGGTATTATCTTTTACATAAGCATTATTCACAATTAAAAACTCCGATTGAGGTAACTGTTTAACAGTGTTTAAATCTGATATAAATGTTCCAAATCCATCTGTATTTAACAGTATTTGAGTATCCGAAACTTTAGTTATACTCAGTATAGATTTATTAAACTCTTGGTTTGAAAAATTAATGGTTTCGCACGTTTCATTTTTCAATTGCTTTAACCCATTTGAGGATGCTATTAAAAGCTTATCGCCAAACGTCATAATTTGGTTTATTCCGCTTTGCGAATACTTTTTTTCTACTTTAAATGTTTTCGGGTTTATTTTATTAATCCCAAAGGAATATCGGCTATATAGGAACTTGTCTAAAGATACTATTTGACGCGCCTTATCATTGACTCCATAAATAGTATCTTCTAAATCAACATCTGTAATTACTTCCTTTTTTGAAACTTTTATATGTTTTTTAGATATATAAAATTCGGTATTTAACGCCTCTAAGTAAGAGGCACCATAAAGATAACTAGACTCTTGAATAAAAGGAACGAATTTATTTTTTGACGTCTCATATTTATAAAATCCTTTATTAAAAACATTAGCTATAATTTTATTATTTACACAGCTAATATTGGTGACACTCTCCTCTTCTAAACAGTATTTTATATTTTGTTTTTCTTTTGGCAAATGATAAATACCATTGGTAAACGTCGTTACCCAAATAGATCCTGAAGCATCAATAAAACCGAAATGCGCGTTTAACCGCTTTGGAATATAATATGTTTTTGTAATGTGCAAATCACTATCTAAAATGCCCACAAAACCTTGCCCTGAAATTTGAATTTGATTATTGACTAAATTCAATCTTACATGTTTAGACTGTGCAAGACCTATTTCTTCTTTAAAATTTCTTTTATATAATTTTAAAGTATTGAGATTAAAAATATTGTATTGTTTATCATTTACCCAGTAAAATAGACTGTCGGTAATTTGACCTCTCACATGGAGCTTATCAATAATACTATTAAAGTGAAATTTCTTAATTGTGTGATCATTTTTATCTTGAATAAAAACAGTATCCAATGCCACATTAGTTTTATAACCTAACACCGTTTTATGCTTGATATAACTATTTGTTCCTAAACTTCCAATTTTATAATCTAATAAAACCTTCCATTTACCTTCTTTCAAAACATGAAACCTATTAGAACTTGTCAAAAACACGTCGTTACCAACCTGGCTTGAAAAAATAGGATTAAAAATTTCTCCTTTC
This portion of the Olleya sp. Bg11-27 genome encodes:
- a CDS encoding histidine kinase, with the translated sequence MKYKKHHITLLSFLIWGFSFAQQFTNYTTKDGLPSNHVYKLAQDQKGFLWIATDKGLVKYNGNTIKTFTTKEGLSNNDIWGIYPTPDGRLWYLSKASKLGYIENDSVYAFESELKGEIFNPIFSSQVGNDVFLTSSNRFHVLKEGKWKVLLDYKIGSLGTNSYIKHKTVLGYKTNVALDTVFIQDKNDHTIKKFHFNSIIDKLHVRGQITDSLFYWVNDKQYNIFNLNTLKLYKRNFKEEIGLAQSKHVRLNLVNNQIQISGQGFVGILDSDLHITKTYYIPKRLNAHFGFIDASGSIWVTTFTNGIYHLPKEKQNIKYCLEEESVTNISCVNNKIIANVFNKGFYKYETSKNKFVPFIQESSYLYGASYLEALNTEFYISKKHIKVSKKEVITDVDLEDTIYGVNDKARQIVSLDKFLYSRYSFGINKINPKTFKVEKKYSQSGINQIMTFGDKLLIASSNGLKQLKNETCETINFSNQEFNKSILSITKVSDTQILLNTDGFGTFISDLNTVKQLPQSEFLIVNNAYVKDNTIWLSTESGVLKYIKKEEGYQFQIKININNGLPSNSVSNVLVYQDKLMVSTNYGIAILPENITCQSQLLDIYIDKASYNNQAITTAHSEFKYQDNNTLNFIVSNIDFSDLDTGFSYSYKLEPINKNWVLASASSFSFNNVMPGDYTLNIKSNKIKKQLNFSITPLWWQYIWVKIVMTVLAIASIVYVVWKVSKQSQEKKNSQLMQEKRLTEIQLKALRSQMNPHFVFNSLAAIQYYINNNEIEASEAYLVKFSKLIRQFFELSKQTEISLNEEIKLIKNYLDIEKLRFKDKFEYVFKIDDAINSKQIKLPTMLLQPIVENAINHGIFNKLDNGKVCISIVPLSDKKIQVKIIDDGVGFMNTQKRNTKRVKSSNVLEDRIRYLNKSELWNISYSEEELHPELNDRGNISTFIISQL